The following coding sequences are from one Streptococcus sp. NPS 308 window:
- the rpoE gene encoding DNA-directed RNA polymerase subunit delta, whose translation MELEVFAGQEKSELSMIEVARAILELRGRDHEMHFSDLVNEIQNYLGTSNSDIREALPLFYTELNFDGSFISLGDNKWGLRSWYGVDEIDEEIIALEESDDDEVAPKAKKKRVNAFMDGDSDAIDYNADDPEDEDAYEADPALSYDDENPDDEKNEVEAYDAEINEIAPDDLGEDVDLNEEDDEFSDDDAETSEEE comes from the coding sequence TTGGAATTAGAAGTATTTGCTGGGCAAGAAAAAAGTGAACTATCTATGATTGAGGTAGCGCGTGCTATCTTGGAACTTCGTGGTCGCGATCATGAGATGCATTTTAGCGATCTTGTAAATGAAATTCAAAACTACCTTGGAACATCAAACAGCGATATCCGCGAAGCTTTGCCTTTGTTCTACACAGAGTTGAACTTTGACGGTAGCTTCATCTCTCTTGGAGACAACAAATGGGGTCTTCGTTCATGGTATGGTGTGGACGAAATCGACGAAGAGATCATCGCTCTTGAAGAAAGTGACGACGATGAAGTAGCACCAAAAGCTAAGAAAAAACGCGTCAATGCCTTTATGGATGGCGATTCAGATGCCATTGACTACAATGCAGATGATCCAGAAGACGAAGATGCATACGAAGCAGATCCAGCTCTTTCATACGATGATGAAAATCCAGATGATGAGAAAAATGAAGTGGAAGCTTACGATGCAGAAATTAACGAAATCGCTCCTGATGACTTGGGTGAAGATGTGGATCTTAACGAAGAAGACGACGAGTTTTCTGACGATGACGCTGAAACGAGTGAAGAAGAGTAA
- a CDS encoding CTP synthase translates to MSTKYIFVTGGVVSSIGKGIVAASLGRLLKNRGLKVTIQKFDPYINIDPGTMSPYQHGEVFVTDDGAETDLDLGHYERFIDINLNKYSNVTTGKIYSEVLRKERRGEYLGATVQVIPHITDALKEKIKRAALTTDSDVIITEVGGTVGDIESLPFLEALRQMKADVGADNVMYIHTTLLPYLKAAGEMKTKPTQHSVKELRSLGIQPNMLVIRTEKPAGQGIKNKLAQFCDVAPEAVIESLDVEHLYQIPLNLQAQGMDQIVCDHLKLDAPAADMTEWSAMVDKVMNLKKQVKISLVGKYVELQDAYISVVEALKHSGYANDAEVKINWINANDVTAENVAELLSDADGIIIPGGFGQRGTEGKIQAIRYARENDVPMLGVCLGMQLTCIEFARHVLGLEGANSAELAPETKYPIIDIMRDQIDVEDMGGTLRLGLYPSKLKRGSKAAAAYHDQEVVQRRHRHRYEFNNAFREQFEAAGFVFSGVSPDNRLVEIVEIPENKFFVACQYHPELSSRPNRPEELYTAFVTAAVENSN, encoded by the coding sequence ATGTCTACGAAATATATTTTTGTAACTGGTGGTGTGGTGTCGTCTATTGGGAAAGGGATTGTGGCAGCAAGTCTCGGGCGTCTCTTGAAAAATCGTGGTCTCAAAGTAACTATTCAGAAGTTTGACCCTTATATCAATATCGACCCGGGAACCATGAGTCCTTACCAGCACGGGGAAGTCTTTGTGACAGATGACGGGGCTGAGACAGATTTGGACTTGGGTCACTATGAACGTTTCATCGATATCAACCTCAACAAATATTCCAACGTGACAACTGGTAAAATCTACAGTGAAGTTCTTCGTAAGGAACGCCGTGGCGAGTACCTTGGGGCAACTGTTCAAGTCATTCCTCATATCACAGATGCTTTGAAAGAAAAAATCAAGCGTGCCGCTCTAACGACTGACTCTGATGTCATTATCACAGAGGTTGGTGGAACCGTTGGGGATATCGAGTCCTTGCCATTTCTAGAGGCTCTTCGTCAGATGAAGGCTGATGTGGGTGCAGATAATGTTATGTATATCCACACAACCTTGCTTCCTTATCTCAAGGCTGCTGGTGAGATGAAGACCAAGCCTACTCAGCATTCTGTAAAAGAATTGCGTAGTTTGGGAATCCAGCCAAATATGTTGGTCATTCGTACAGAAAAACCAGCTGGTCAAGGAATTAAAAATAAACTAGCTCAGTTTTGTGACGTGGCTCCGGAAGCTGTTATCGAATCTTTGGATGTCGAACACCTTTACCAAATTCCATTAAACTTGCAGGCACAAGGTATGGACCAAATTGTCTGTGACCATTTGAAACTAGATGCACCAGCAGCGGATATGACAGAGTGGTCAGCCATGGTGGACAAGGTCATGAACCTGAAAAAACAAGTCAAGATTTCTCTTGTTGGTAAGTATGTGGAGTTGCAAGATGCCTACATCTCAGTGGTTGAAGCCTTGAAACACTCTGGCTATGCCAACGACGCAGAAGTGAAGATTAATTGGATCAATGCCAATGATGTGACAGCAGAGAATGTGGCGGAGCTCTTGTCGGATGCGGACGGAATCATCATACCAGGCGGTTTCGGTCAACGTGGTACGGAAGGGAAAATCCAAGCCATCCGTTATGCGCGTGAGAATGATGTTCCAATGTTGGGTGTCTGCTTGGGAATGCAGTTGACCTGTATCGAGTTTGCTCGTCACGTTTTAGGACTTGAAGGTGCCAATTCTGCAGAACTTGCACCAGAAACAAAATACCCTATCATTGATATCATGCGTGATCAGATTGATGTTGAGGATATGGGTGGGACCCTTCGTTTGGGACTTTATCCATCTAAGTTGAAACGTGGCTCTAAGGCGGCTGCAGCTTATCATGATCAAGAAGTAGTGCAACGTCGTCACCGTCACCGTTATGAGTTTAACAATGCCTTTCGTGAACAGTTTGAGGCAGCAGGCTTTGTCTTTTCAGGAGTTTCTCCTGATAATCGTTTGGTAGAAATCGTTGAAATTCCTGAAAATAAATTCTTTGTGGCTTGTCAGTATCACCCTGAACTTTCCAGCCGTCCAAACCGTCCAGAAGAACTCTACACTGCTTTTGTTACTGCAGCAGTTGAGAACAGCAATTAG
- a CDS encoding N-acetylmuramoyl-L-alanine amidase family protein, whose translation MKKITKIGLSLAGLALLTFPHSGQAFELKEEWVIKCGVQYQDGKILRFNNGHEVDIKVLDLPKTEKIEWTVSLNGQDQTVNFLGQEKDKSMIGVEGRYLNFYVPYGYRGDIKVEAKSGNEVKTWSTKVVDDVHHEGVKRGYYRINESNDQYTYLDAKWDYQTKTYTATLPETVNGQKLFAWADYDNGELKLEKLRTISHKYDNGGSFKELYPIVKAEGWLKSNQNWYYQKQGQLVQSDWVYDKGTWYFMNDKGVMFNQTWLYQGSNWYAFKSSGAMIASDWLYDQGKWYYLSTSGAMKASTWVYDKGEWYYVSSSGAMLANDWVKDNGKWYYLASSGKMLRNTYTPDGYYVGNSGAWQ comes from the coding sequence ATGAAAAAAATCACAAAAATTGGTTTATCTTTAGCAGGTCTAGCTTTACTGACTTTTCCTCATTCAGGGCAGGCATTTGAGCTTAAAGAAGAATGGGTTATTAAGTGTGGAGTGCAGTATCAAGATGGCAAGATTCTTCGTTTTAACAATGGTCATGAAGTGGATATTAAAGTCTTGGATTTGCCAAAAACCGAGAAAATCGAGTGGACGGTTAGTCTCAATGGTCAAGATCAGACTGTCAATTTCCTAGGTCAAGAAAAGGACAAGTCTATGATTGGTGTAGAGGGGCGTTACCTGAATTTCTATGTTCCATATGGCTATAGAGGAGATATCAAGGTAGAAGCCAAGAGCGGAAATGAAGTAAAGACCTGGTCCACTAAAGTGGTTGACGATGTACATCATGAAGGTGTAAAGAGAGGCTACTACCGTATTAACGAATCAAATGATCAATACACTTACCTTGATGCTAAATGGGACTATCAAACCAAGACTTACACTGCAACCTTACCAGAGACTGTCAATGGTCAAAAACTCTTTGCTTGGGCAGACTATGATAATGGTGAGTTGAAGCTTGAAAAACTAAGAACTATCAGTCATAAATATGATAATGGAGGATCTTTCAAAGAACTTTATCCGATTGTAAAAGCAGAAGGATGGCTAAAATCAAACCAAAACTGGTACTATCAAAAACAAGGTCAATTAGTGCAGAGCGATTGGGTTTATGATAAGGGAACTTGGTACTTTATGAATGATAAAGGAGTCATGTTCAATCAAACTTGGCTTTATCAAGGTAGCAACTGGTATGCCTTTAAATCATCAGGAGCTATGATTGCTAGTGATTGGCTTTATGATCAAGGTAAGTGGTACTATTTATCAACTTCAGGAGCTATGAAAGCAAGCACTTGGGTTTATGACAAGGGAGAATGGTATTATGTAAGTTCTTCTGGTGCCATGCTAGCGAATGATTGGGTCAAAGATAATGGCAAGTGGTATTATCTAGCTTCATCAGGTAAGATGCTTCGCAATACCTACACACCTGATGGTTACTACGTTGGCAACTCAGGCGCCTGGCAATAA
- a CDS encoding DUF4651 domain-containing protein: MNGMKAKKLWMTGLTVAGLSALALGAKKAADNHKLMKTQEELTAIVRELFSDMGEIATLYVQVYESSLERLVGGVIFEDGRHYTFVYENEDLVYEEEVL; this comes from the coding sequence ATGAATGGTATGAAAGCTAAGAAATTATGGATGACTGGCTTGACAGTGGCTGGTCTAAGTGCCCTCGCTTTGGGGGCTAAAAAAGCAGCAGATAACCACAAACTCATGAAGACTCAAGAAGAGTTGACCGCTATCGTGCGTGAACTTTTCTCAGATATGGGTGAGATTGCGACTCTCTATGTTCAAGTCTACGAAAGTAGCCTAGAGCGACTTGTTGGAGGAGTCATTTTCGAGGATGGCCGTCACTATACCTTTGTCTATGAAAATGAAGACCTAGTCTATGAGGAGGAAGTCTTATGA
- a CDS encoding thioredoxin family protein, translated as MIQPASLEELASLVEKDGKKVFLFVADWCGDCRYIYPALPEIEETNPEFTFIRVDRDQYLDLAKLWDVYGIPSLVVLEKDKEIGRFVNRDRKSKEQINNFLAGLK; from the coding sequence ATGATACAACCTGCAAGTTTAGAAGAATTGGCATCTTTAGTAGAAAAAGATGGCAAGAAAGTCTTCCTTTTTGTGGCGGACTGGTGTGGTGATTGTCGTTATATCTATCCAGCCTTGCCAGAGATTGAGGAGACCAATCCAGAGTTCACCTTTATTCGAGTGGACCGAGACCAGTATCTGGATCTGGCCAAACTCTGGGATGTGTACGGAATTCCTAGTCTTGTTGTGCTAGAAAAGGACAAGGAAATCGGCCGTTTTGTCAATCGTGACCGTAAAAGTAAGGAACAGATTAACAACTTTTTAGCAGGACTGAAATAG
- the ytpR gene encoding YtpR family tRNA-binding protein has product MIFTYNKEHVGDVLMVIVKNSGDAKLDVERKGKVARVFLKDNGETVAWNIFEVSSLFVIAERGQVFLTDEQVARLNQELQTEGFAEEIVNDKEPKFVVGEIVEMVAHPDSDHLNICQVAVASDKTVQIVAGAPNARVGLKTIVALPGAMMPKGNLIFPGELRGEKSFGMMCSPRELALPNAPQKRGVLELSEDQVVGTPFDPAKHWTA; this is encoded by the coding sequence ATGATTTTTACATATAACAAAGAGCATGTTGGCGATGTCCTTATGGTCATCGTGAAAAATAGCGGCGATGCCAAACTAGACGTGGAGCGCAAAGGCAAAGTAGCCCGTGTTTTCCTCAAAGATAATGGGGAAACAGTAGCTTGGAATATTTTCGAAGTTTCAAGTTTATTTGTAATTGCAGAGCGCGGTCAAGTCTTTTTGACAGATGAGCAAGTAGCTCGTTTGAACCAAGAATTACAAACGGAAGGTTTTGCAGAGGAAATTGTTAATGACAAGGAACCTAAGTTTGTTGTTGGTGAAATTGTCGAGATGGTAGCCCATCCAGATAGTGACCACCTCAATATCTGTCAAGTAGCAGTCGCAAGTGACAAGACAGTGCAAATCGTTGCAGGGGCTCCCAATGCGCGTGTCGGGTTGAAAACCATTGTAGCTCTTCCAGGAGCTATGATGCCAAAAGGCAACCTCATTTTCCCAGGTGAACTTCGTGGTGAAAAGAGTTTTGGCATGATGTGCAGTCCTCGTGAACTTGCCTTGCCAAATGCTCCGCAAAAACGAGGGGTGCTTGAATTATCAGAAGACCAAGTTGTCGGAACTCCATTCGACCCAGCAAAACATTGGACTGCCTAG
- a CDS encoding SDR family NAD(P)-dependent oxidoreductase, with protein sequence MAKNVVITGATSGIGEAIARAYLEQGENVVLTGRRTDRLEALKSELAETFPNQTVWTFPLDVTDMTMVKSVCSDILETIGQIDILVNNAGLALGLAPYQDYEELDMLTMLDTNVKGLMAVTRSFLPSMVAANQGHIINMGSTAGIYAYAGAAVYSATKAAVKTFSDGLRIDTIATDIKVTTIQPGIVETDFSTIRFHGDKERAEAVYQGIEALQAQDIADTVFYVTSQPRRVQITDMTIMANQQATGFMVHKK encoded by the coding sequence ATGGCAAAAAATGTAGTGATTACTGGAGCGACATCAGGTATTGGTGAAGCAATTGCGCGTGCTTATCTGGAGCAGGGGGAGAATGTCGTCCTAACAGGGCGACGGACAGACAGACTAGAAGCTCTCAAGTCGGAGCTTGCAGAAACGTTTCCAAATCAAACAGTTTGGACTTTTCCTCTGGATGTGACGGATATGACCATGGTGAAGTCTGTCTGCTCCGATATTCTAGAAACGATAGGGCAAATTGATATCTTGGTCAATAACGCGGGGCTGGCTCTTGGCTTAGCTCCCTATCAAGACTATGAAGAGTTGGATATGCTGACTATGTTGGATACCAATGTCAAAGGTTTGATGGCAGTTACTCGTTCTTTCTTGCCTTCCATGGTTGCGGCAAATCAAGGTCATATCATCAATATGGGCTCTACTGCAGGAATTTACGCCTACGCTGGTGCAGCGGTCTACTCAGCCACCAAGGCTGCAGTAAAAACTTTTTCAGATGGGCTTCGAATTGATACGATCGCAACGGACATCAAGGTGACCACCATTCAGCCAGGCATTGTCGAAACAGATTTCTCTACAATTCGTTTTCATGGTGACAAAGAGCGAGCTGAGGCGGTCTATCAGGGAATAGAAGCCCTGCAAGCTCAGGATATTGCAGATACAGTGTTCTATGTGACCAGTCAGCCTCGTCGTGTGCAGATTACAGATATGACCATTATGGCCAATCAACAGGCGACAGGTTTCATGGTGCATAAAAAATAA
- the groES gene encoding co-chaperone GroES yields the protein MLKPLGDRVVLKIEEKEQTVGGFVLAGSAQEKTKTAQVIATGQGVRTLNGDLVAPSVKAGDRVLVEAHAGIDVKDGDEKYIIVGEANILAIVEE from the coding sequence ATGTTGAAACCATTAGGAGACCGTGTGGTCTTGAAAATCGAAGAAAAAGAACAAACCGTTGGAGGCTTTGTCCTTGCAGGCTCAGCCCAAGAAAAAACCAAAACTGCCCAAGTTATAGCTACAGGACAAGGTGTTCGTACCTTGAATGGTGACTTGGTTGCTCCAAGCGTTAAGGCTGGAGACCGTGTCTTAGTTGAAGCACATGCGGGTATTGATGTCAAAGATGGAGATGAAAAGTATATCATCGTTGGTGAAGCTAACATCTTGGCAATCGTTGAAGAATAA
- the groL gene encoding chaperonin GroEL (60 kDa chaperone family; promotes refolding of misfolded polypeptides especially under stressful conditions; forms two stacked rings of heptamers to form a barrel-shaped 14mer; ends can be capped by GroES; misfolded proteins enter the barrel where they are refolded when GroES binds), which translates to MAKDIKFSSDARSAMVRGVDILADTVKVTLGPKGRNVVLEKSFGSPLITNDGVTIAKEIELEDHFENMGAKLVSEVASKTNDIAGDGTTTATVLTQAIVREGIKNVTAGANPIGIRRGIEAAVAAAVEALKNNAIPVANKEAIAQVAAVSSRSEKVGEYISEAMEKVGKDGVITIEESRGMETELEVVEGMQFDRGYLSQYMVTDSEKMVANLENPYILITDKKISNIQEILPLLESILQSNRPLLIIADDVDGEALPTLVLNKIRGTFNVVAVKAPGFGDRRKAMLEDIAILTGGTVITEDLGLELKYATIEALGQAARVTVDKDSTVIVEGAGNPEAISHRVAVIKSQIETTTSEFDREKLQERLAKLSGGVAVIKVGAATETELKEMKLRIEDALNATRAAVEEGIVAGGGTALANVIPAVADLELTGDEATGRNIVLRALEEPVRQIAHNAGFEGSIVIDRLKNAELGTGFNAATGEWVNMIEEGIIDPVKVSRSALQNAASVASLILTTEAVVANKPEPVAPAPAMDPSMMGGMM; encoded by the coding sequence ATGGCAAAAGACATTAAATTTTCATCAGACGCTCGTTCAGCTATGGTTCGTGGCGTTGATATTCTAGCAGATACTGTTAAAGTAACTTTGGGACCTAAAGGTCGTAACGTTGTGTTGGAAAAATCATTCGGTTCACCGCTCATCACCAACGACGGGGTGACCATTGCCAAAGAAATCGAGTTGGAAGACCATTTTGAAAATATGGGTGCTAAATTGGTATCAGAAGTGGCTTCGAAGACCAACGATATCGCAGGTGATGGAACGACAACTGCAACTGTCTTGACCCAAGCTATCGTCCGCGAAGGAATCAAAAACGTTACTGCAGGTGCCAATCCAATCGGTATCCGTCGGGGGATTGAAGCAGCGGTTGCCGCAGCAGTAGAAGCTTTGAAAAACAATGCCATTCCAGTTGCCAACAAAGAAGCCATCGCTCAGGTTGCTGCCGTATCTTCTCGTTCTGAGAAAGTTGGTGAATACATCTCTGAAGCTATGGAAAAAGTTGGCAAAGATGGAGTCATCACTATCGAAGAGTCACGTGGTATGGAAACGGAACTTGAAGTTGTTGAAGGAATGCAGTTTGATCGCGGTTACCTATCACAGTACATGGTGACAGATAGCGAAAAAATGGTGGCGAACCTTGAAAATCCATATATCTTGATTACCGACAAGAAGATTTCTAATATCCAAGAAATCTTGCCACTCCTAGAAAGTATTCTTCAAAGCAATCGTCCGCTCTTGATTATTGCAGATGATGTAGATGGCGAAGCTCTTCCAACCCTTGTATTGAACAAGATTCGTGGAACCTTCAACGTAGTAGCAGTTAAGGCACCTGGCTTTGGTGACCGTCGTAAAGCCATGCTTGAAGATATCGCTATCTTGACAGGTGGAACAGTCATCACAGAGGATCTTGGTCTTGAGTTGAAATATGCTACTATTGAGGCGCTTGGTCAAGCAGCTAGAGTGACTGTGGACAAAGATAGCACTGTTATCGTAGAAGGTGCTGGAAATCCTGAAGCTATTTCTCACCGTGTTGCGGTTATCAAGTCACAAATCGAAACCACAACTTCTGAATTCGACCGTGAAAAACTCCAAGAACGCTTGGCTAAATTGTCAGGTGGTGTCGCAGTCATCAAGGTCGGTGCAGCAACTGAAACTGAGTTGAAGGAAATGAAACTTCGTATCGAAGATGCCCTCAACGCTACTCGTGCAGCTGTTGAAGAAGGAATCGTTGCTGGTGGTGGAACTGCTCTTGCCAATGTCATTCCAGCCGTTGCTGATTTGGAATTGACAGGTGATGAAGCAACAGGACGCAATATTGTTCTCCGTGCCTTGGAAGAACCTGTTCGTCAAATTGCCCACAATGCAGGATTTGAAGGGTCTATCGTTATCGATCGCTTGAAGAATGCTGAGCTTGGTACAGGTTTCAACGCAGCAACTGGTGAGTGGGTTAATATGATTGAAGAAGGAATCATCGACCCAGTTAAGGTTAGCCGTTCTGCCCTTCAAAATGCAGCATCTGTAGCTAGCTTGATCTTGACTACAGAAGCAGTCGTAGCCAATAAACCTGAACCAGTAGCACCTGCTCCAGCCATGGATCCAAGCATGATGGGCGGAATGATGTAA
- a CDS encoding epoxyqueuosine reductase QueH, with product MIDVEEILSKMNPNQKINYDRVMQKMVQVWEKNEQRPTILMHVCCAPCSTYTLEYLTKYADVTIYFANSNIHPKAEYHKRAYVTKKFVSDFNERTGNTVQYLEAPYEPNEYRKLVRGLEEEPEGGDRCKVCFDYRLDKTAQVAMDLGFDYFGSALTISPHKNSQTINSIGIDVQKIYTTHYLPSDFKKNQGYKRSVEMCEEYDIYRQCYCGCVYAAQAQNIDLVQIKKDATAFLLDKDVEKDYSHIKFTVTKLDI from the coding sequence ATGATCGATGTAGAAGAAATTCTGAGCAAGATGAATCCCAATCAGAAGATTAATTATGACCGTGTTATGCAGAAAATGGTTCAGGTTTGGGAGAAAAATGAGCAACGTCCAACTATTCTCATGCATGTTTGCTGTGCTCCTTGTAGTACCTACACTCTCGAGTATCTAACAAAGTATGCAGATGTGACCATCTATTTTGCCAATTCCAATATCCATCCCAAGGCAGAATATCACAAGCGGGCTTACGTTACAAAAAAATTTGTCAGTGATTTCAATGAGCGAACAGGCAATACAGTTCAGTATCTAGAAGCTCCCTATGAACCTAATGAATACCGGAAGTTAGTCAGAGGACTGGAAGAAGAACCCGAAGGTGGTGACCGTTGCAAGGTTTGTTTTGACTACCGTTTGGACAAAACAGCTCAGGTAGCTATGGACTTGGGCTTTGACTACTTTGGTTCAGCTTTGACCATCAGTCCCCATAAGAATTCTCAAACCATCAACAGCATCGGAATTGATGTGCAAAAGATTTATACCACCCACTATCTTCCAAGTGATTTCAAGAAAAATCAAGGCTACAAGCGTTCAGTTGAGATGTGCGAGGAGTATGATATCTATCGTCAATGTTATTGTGGGTGCGTCTATGCAGCTCAAGCTCAGAATATTGATCTTGTTCAGATTAAGAAGGATGCCACGGCTTTCTTGTTGGATAAGGATGTTGAAAAAGACTATTCCCACATCAAGTTTACTGTGACTAAATTAGATATATAG
- the ntdP gene encoding nucleoside tri-diphosphate phosphatase, whose product MKLPKEGDFITIQSYKHDGSLHRTWRDTMVLKTTENAIIGVNDHTLVTESDGRRWVTREPAIVYFHKKYWFNIIAMIRDNGISYYCNMASPYYLDEEALKYIDYDLDVKVFTDGEKRLLDVEEYERHKRKMKYSDDLDYILKEHVKILVDWINNGRGPFSEAYVNIWYKRYIELKNR is encoded by the coding sequence ATGAAACTTCCAAAAGAAGGCGACTTTATTACAATTCAAAGTTATAAGCATGATGGGAGTCTTCACCGTACTTGGCGGGACACCATGGTACTAAAAACAACAGAGAACGCCATTATCGGCGTCAACGACCACACACTTGTTACCGAAAGTGACGGTCGTCGTTGGGTGACTCGAGAACCGGCTATTGTTTACTTTCACAAAAAATATTGGTTTAATATCATTGCTATGATTCGCGATAATGGGATTTCCTACTATTGCAATATGGCCAGCCCCTACTATCTAGATGAGGAAGCCCTGAAATACATTGATTACGATTTGGATGTCAAGGTCTTCACTGATGGTGAAAAGCGTCTCTTGGACGTTGAAGAGTATGAGCGCCATAAACGCAAGATGAAGTATTCTGATGATTTAGACTATATTTTGAAAGAGCATGTTAAAATCCTTGTTGATTGGATCAACAATGGACGTGGTCCTTTCTCAGAGGCCTATGTCAACATTTGGTACAAACGCTACATAGAACTAAAGAATCGGTAA
- the recX gene encoding recombination regulator RecX, with protein sequence MKITKLEKKKRLYLMELDHQQTSYITKDTIVRFMLSRDKVISKEELTEIQDFSQFSYGKNLALYHLSFKARTEKEVREYLDKYDIEDTIASQVIANLKEDNWINDHQYAYSIINANQLSGDKGPYLLTQKLTQKGVAKSTIEGVLKDFDYTEVAQRVAEKLLKKYTGKLPARALQEKIIQNLTNKGFSYADAKNAFDDLDSQVDQETTQELIFKELDKQYTKYARKYEGYELKQRLTQVLARKGYDFSDIASALREYL encoded by the coding sequence ATGAAAATCACAAAACTTGAAAAGAAAAAACGCCTCTACCTGATGGAGCTAGATCATCAGCAAACCTCTTATATCACTAAAGATACCATTGTCCGTTTTATGCTGTCTCGAGATAAGGTCATTAGCAAAGAGGAACTGACCGAGATTCAGGATTTTTCCCAGTTTTCTTATGGTAAAAATCTTGCTCTCTACCATCTATCCTTCAAGGCCCGTACTGAAAAAGAAGTACGAGAGTATCTGGACAAGTATGATATTGAAGATACAATCGCTAGTCAAGTTATCGCTAATCTAAAAGAAGATAACTGGATTAATGACCATCAGTATGCTTATTCCATCATAAATGCCAATCAACTTTCTGGAGATAAAGGACCCTATTTACTAACTCAAAAACTAACTCAAAAAGGAGTTGCTAAATCAACTATTGAAGGTGTTCTAAAGGATTTTGACTATACAGAAGTTGCTCAACGTGTAGCTGAGAAACTGCTTAAAAAATACACCGGAAAGCTTCCTGCCCGCGCTTTGCAAGAAAAGATTATCCAAAACTTGACCAACAAAGGCTTCTCCTATGCTGATGCTAAAAATGCCTTTGACGACTTGGATAGTCAAGTTGACCAAGAAACGACTCAAGAACTCATTTTTAAAGAGCTAGACAAACAATATACTAAATATGCTCGAAAGTATGAAGGATACGAACTTAAACAGCGTTTAACCCAAGTTTTAGCTCGAAAAGGCTATGATTTTTCGGATATAGCCAGCGCTCTCAGAGAATATCTTTAA
- a CDS encoding aminoglycoside 3'-phosphotransferase, whose translation MNTKTSHFSPLNFPEQLRTYIEGATLSDSSSHSGATVLYLDSGYYLKIDHKRRLEREAAIARWFETKGLGTPVIDYLSTDKDYLLTKEAPGKDALAFLDQPETICRTMAHALKKLHNLHPHNFPSENHLQTYKDRALKNYKKGEFYSKALLPQFQINSREEAFQLIQEQGHLLKTDAFIHGDACLPNFILKDASRFSCFIDLGLADFSDRHIDLFWAVWSLNYNLDNPKYAELFLDYYGREEVDTNKLRLVAAFEAFG comes from the coding sequence ATGAATACAAAGACATCTCATTTTTCCCCATTGAATTTTCCTGAGCAATTACGAACTTATATAGAGGGAGCAACCCTTTCTGACAGCTCTTCTCATTCAGGCGCAACGGTTCTCTATCTTGATTCAGGTTACTATTTGAAAATTGATCATAAGAGAAGATTAGAGCGAGAAGCTGCCATTGCAAGGTGGTTTGAAACTAAAGGACTGGGAACTCCAGTTATCGACTACTTATCTACAGATAAAGACTACCTTTTAACAAAAGAAGCGCCTGGCAAAGATGCCCTTGCCTTTCTGGATCAGCCAGAAACAATTTGCCGAACCATGGCACATGCCCTTAAAAAACTTCACAACTTACACCCACACAATTTTCCATCAGAAAATCATTTACAAACCTATAAAGATAGAGCTTTGAAAAACTATAAAAAAGGCGAGTTCTATTCCAAGGCCCTCCTACCCCAATTTCAGATTAATAGTCGCGAAGAGGCCTTCCAACTCATCCAAGAACAAGGACACCTTTTAAAGACTGATGCCTTTATTCACGGTGATGCCTGTCTACCAAACTTTATTCTAAAAGATGCTAGCCGTTTCTCTTGCTTTATTGATCTAGGTTTGGCTGATTTTAGTGATCGTCATATCGATCTCTTTTGGGCAGTTTGGTCTCTAAACTATAACCTAGATAACCCTAAATACGCTGAACTGTTTCTTGACTATTACGGCAGAGAAGAGGTCGATACAAACAAACTTCGACTCGTTGCTGCCTTTGAAGCATTTGGATAA